DNA sequence from the Leptospira limi genome:
AATGGCTGTAAATCGACTGATCCCATACATTCCCAAATTGGAAATGGTAAAGGTACCATTCGTAAACTCTTCTGGTTTTAATTTCCTTTCCCTGGCTTTTTTTGCGAGTTCCTTCACTTCTTGTGAGATTTGTTGGATGGACTTTCTGTTTGCATCACGGATGACGGGTGTTAGTAGGCCTCCGTCTATGGAAACAGCGATTCCCACATCAATGCGACCAAATTGTAAAATGGAATCACCTTGGAAACTTGCATTCACCTTAGGATGGAGTTTGAGGGCTGAAGCCGTTGCTTTGACAATGATGTCATTCAAACTCACCTTAGTCGGTGTTTCTGGGTTTTGTGTGGATTGGAAATCATTGATTTCCTTGCGTAAGGTCTCAAGAGCTTTGGCATTGACATCCACATTCAAATAAAAATGGGGAAGGTTTTGTTTGGATTCAGTGAGTCGTTTGGCAATGGTTTTACGCATTCCATTCAAACTGATCACTTCATCACTCACTTGTGTTTCATACCCTCCAATTGTTGATCCCATTCCTTTTGTTAAAGTATCCAAAACATCTTTTTTGGTGATCCTTCCTTCGGGTCCGGTTCCTATGACTTTGTGTAAATCAATTCCATGTTCGATGGCAATGGATTTGGCTAAGGGAGAAGCAAGGACACGAAGGGTTCCACGTGGTACAGAAGGTGTTCCATTCGTTGTCTCTTTGGGAAGAGTTGTTGCAGGAGTTTGGGCCGTCGATTGGTTTTGGGAAACTGAGAGAGTTTGTACGTTTGGGCTATCCTTCGGTACAGATTCTTTTGTACCAAGACTCGGTGTGGAAGGAACAACTTCTTTTGGAGTTTCACTTGTTTTGGCCTCAGAGGAACTAGTAGAGTTTTGTTTTTTGGGAAGGTTCGTGAGTAGGGATGTGATGTCTTCTCCTGGTTTTC
Encoded proteins:
- a CDS encoding pyruvate dehydrogenase complex dihydrolipoamide acetyltransferase, producing MAKIQEMTQLSPTMEEGTIVKWLKKEGDSVSPGDILAEVETDKAVMEMEAYDSGVILKIIQGEGTKLKVGEALAVIGKPGEDITSLLTNLPKKQNSTSSSEAKTSETPKEVVPSTPSLGTKESVPKDSPNVQTLSVSQNQSTAQTPATTLPKETTNGTPSVPRGTLRVLASPLAKSIAIEHGIDLHKVIGTGPEGRITKKDVLDTLTKGMGSTIGGYETQVSDEVISLNGMRKTIAKRLTESKQNLPHFYLNVDVNAKALETLRKEINDFQSTQNPETPTKVSLNDIIVKATASALKLHPKVNASFQGDSILQFGRIDVGIAVSIDGGLLTPVIRDANRKSIQQISQEVKELAKKARERKLKPEEFTNGTFTISNLGMYGISRFTAIINEPESAILAVGSVEDKPVVENGNVVAGRILSLTLSCDHRVIDGAVGAEFLKTLRSLLEKPNLLLAVG